From the Candidatus Neomarinimicrobiota bacterium genome, one window contains:
- a CDS encoding HEAT repeat domain-containing protein, whose protein sequence is MNRSYQTALIVLLSLNLSGCFLFGGGGDFGESARTEGQVERALARFRAGNEEGLTQLIQTFQDQEAPNDVRIAAAVALSRAKHPEANLVLIKGIGDLADLNIDFYVSIANALGSTGDPNAVNALKEGLAASRKNYSTLRDAFLRAMEKTSDIASIETLMDALQGSKEDYYQVQKIVSETLGNLGDDRVVPALMAIAKDPDVDIAVRSYAVKILGEKKDPNLVPFLLEMMNDPRTQAQVRDFALQAAAEVKDSQVILLLLEAFQQGRQEYLSLTNALTQALGQVGDVRAAPTLVSIARDKNLNPLVRRNAIESLRNIDNPNVVVDLIELLYDIDNYILYDEIYRTVFELGGDEAVRALRAASASAQKNAVDNAIRKAITGF, encoded by the coding sequence ATGAATCGGTCATACCAAACAGCTCTGATAGTCCTTTTATCTCTAAATCTCTCCGGATGTTTCCTCTTTGGAGGCGGCGGTGACTTTGGAGAAAGCGCACGGACCGAGGGACAGGTCGAAAGAGCCCTCGCTCGATTCAGAGCGGGCAACGAAGAAGGGCTGACACAGCTGATCCAAACGTTTCAGGACCAGGAAGCGCCTAATGATGTGAGAATTGCCGCTGCTGTCGCCCTCTCACGGGCAAAGCATCCCGAAGCGAACCTCGTATTGATAAAGGGAATCGGAGACTTAGCCGACCTGAATATCGATTTTTATGTCTCAATTGCGAATGCGCTCGGCTCTACAGGCGACCCGAACGCCGTCAACGCGCTGAAAGAAGGCTTGGCGGCGAGCAGAAAAAACTATTCCACCCTCCGGGACGCTTTCCTCCGGGCGATGGAGAAAACAAGCGATATCGCCTCGATAGAGACGTTGATGGATGCGCTTCAGGGAAGTAAAGAGGACTATTATCAAGTCCAAAAAATCGTTTCTGAAACCCTCGGAAACCTCGGGGATGACAGGGTAGTTCCCGCCCTTATGGCAATAGCCAAGGATCCCGATGTGGACATCGCCGTGAGGAGCTATGCGGTCAAAATTCTCGGTGAGAAGAAAGACCCGAACCTTGTTCCATTCCTTCTCGAGATGATGAACGACCCGCGCACGCAGGCGCAAGTGCGGGATTTTGCCCTTCAGGCAGCCGCAGAAGTAAAGGACTCTCAAGTAATTTTACTCCTCCTTGAGGCTTTCCAGCAGGGACGGCAGGAGTATCTGAGCCTGACGAACGCTTTGACGCAAGCTCTCGGTCAGGTGGGTGACGTCAGAGCGGCTCCGACACTGGTCAGTATCGCAAGAGACAAAAACCTGAACCCCCTCGTGCGGCGCAACGCGATAGAGAGCCTGAGAAATATCGATAACCCGAACGTTGTTGTCGATCTCATTGAACTTTTGTACGACATCGACAACTACATCCTCTATGATGAAATCTACCGCACGGTCTTTGAATTAGGCGGGGATGAAGCTGTAAGAGCTCTCCGGGCGGCGTCCGCATCGGCACAGAAAAATGCCGTCGATAACGCCATCAGGAAAGCTATTACCGGATTTTAA